The Chlamydiales bacterium sequence TTATTTTTTATAAGGCTTTTTGTAGGGCTATGTAGTGATAGAGAAGCTCCGCATCGCCTTGAAGACGTTCATCTTCAGCTTTTAATAAAGAAAGCATGCTGACAGTAAGATCAAAATGATCTTTTAATCCTCTTTGAAAAAGTAATTCACTCTCTTGAAAGGAATCATATGCGTCTTTTTGTATTGTTTTCAAAAGACAATTTCTTTGTATTTCCTCTTGCAGGGCAAGTGAAGCACTTTCAGCCTCTTCTAATGCCTTTTGAAACGTTTGTCTAAATTCAAGAAACGCAAGAGAACGCTCTACTTGCTTACATGCATTCGCAAAATTTCTTTCTGCCTTTCGAACATCTGGGCGCTCCTTCAATAGCTCTTCTGTTATTCGTGGCCTACAGCCAATAGGAAGGCTTGCAAAAGCATTTACCTCTTTTAAGCTTACAAATATCTTAGAAGGACTCTCATCTAATAATTCAGCCATGTGATAAAGTGCTTTATCTAGTGAGGATTGCAATTGTGTCTTTTGAGCTAAAGAATTATGGTAATCTTCTTTAGCATCATTCAAAACACTCTCATCGTTTAAGCCCCTATTCAAGAGGTCTTGTGCAAGATTAAGCACCGTTCTTTTTGCATCTATACTCTTCTGAATAACAACTAAGCGCTGTTGTAAAATTTTAAACTCAACATAAGTTTTTGCAACATCCGTTGAAACAGTATTCCAAGTCTCTTGAAAATCATCTTCTGAATCTTCTATAATCCTTGCACCAAAAAGTTGTTCTCGACTTTGAGTAATCCGTAGACGAGCAATTTTTAAATCGAGGTTAGACTGATACGCTTGTCTTATCAAGGAACTTAACAAAGGATCTCCCAAAACATCCCATATCTGGTAACACTCCGAATAAGGCAAAGATACTTTTATATCAGATGCACCCTGAATATAATTTGGAAGGCCCATAAGCAATGTTACGCTAGTAAAAAGAAGGAAACAACCTTTATGCATTTTCTGCCTTCTGTAATTCATGTTTTTTAATAAACACATCTAGCTGCTGTCCTACATATAAAAATTGATTATCTGTCTTTAGTCGATAAATAACAGGCAATACACGCGTATCAACCTTGTCCATAATATCATTAGAAAGATTTTGTTTATTTACAAGAAAAGGCTCAATCTTCACAAAATCAAGAGGTATTTCCTCTTTTGAATTACCCTGAACAAAAGCTACAGCTGGTGCATTGGGATCAAAATTTGCAACTTCATATTGGTTGATATTTACCCTC is a genomic window containing:
- a CDS encoding TolC family protein; translated protein: MHKGCFLLFTSVTLLMGLPNYIQGASDIKVSLPYSECYQIWDVLGDPLLSSLIRQAYQSNLDLKIARLRITQSREQLFGARIIEDSEDDFQETWNTVSTDVAKTYVEFKILQQRLVVIQKSIDAKRTVLNLAQDLLNRGLNDESVLNDAKEDYHNSLAQKTQLQSSLDKALYHMAELLDESPSKIFVSLKEVNAFASLPIGCRPRITEELLKERPDVRKAERNFANACKQVERSLAFLEFRQTFQKALEEAESASLALQEEIQRNCLLKTIQKDAYDSFQESELLFQRGLKDHFDLTVSMLSLLKAEDERLQGDAELLYHYIALQKAL